A DNA window from Argopecten irradians isolate NY chromosome 10, Ai_NY, whole genome shotgun sequence contains the following coding sequences:
- the LOC138333673 gene encoding ankyrin repeat and death domain-containing protein 1A-like isoform X1, with protein MDLSRIMDILPSFEVEEELKKKLKDNDCGMSTMLQAAAMTKGEINFHNAAKENDLPAIEKLLTDRVDINCKNNLDRTALHWAAANGNTAIIEKLIEGGADLEAKDKYGMRPVLWAAWFGHLDALKLLINSGATAKCSNKQGMSILHCASQNNNVNVINFVLESLENINVNEMEKVGERTALHLAAEAGHLETVMRLIDMQTDVNKRDKAGETALHLAARNGHVEVIKRLFMVGVEINDRDVDGRTALHISAERGHYEVVEVLVEYNVGCNAETIKEFTPLHLAATHGHYDVTKTLLEHGANVNAQNFQGNTALHLAAMGNYKEVAQLIVESNAQIDLANLRSQTALHVAVENGFQDTVEVLLAGGASLLAKEKLGKTPLQLASRGSFVAIVDMVIKAERYYAVARDYHEKELDYVDPHRYLRQPIHPSSIQMKDILWRLATKQLKPGDWKKLAIQWKFTAEHVRAIEHQYTGTSSYKEHGFRLMMIWLHGVRKDENIMKLLFESLVSIDRRVLAEQIRRRADYGHDKFCMGNVCNIA; from the exons TGACCAAGGGTGAGATTAACTTCCACAATGCTGCCAAAGAAAATGATTTACCAGCTATTGAAAAACTACTCACAGACCGGGTCGACATCAACTGTAAAAATAAT CTCGATAGAACAGCACTTCATTGGGCTGCTGCCAACGGCAATACTGCTATAATAGAGAAATTAATCGAGGGAGGCGCGGATTTGGAGGCCAAGGATAAG TATGGAATGCGACCCGTGTTATGGGCCGCCTGGTTTGGTCATTTAGATGCCCTCAAACTACTCATTAATTCTGGTGCTACAGCGAAATGTTCTAACAAG caAGGAATGAGTATACTCCACTGTGCCTCTCAAAATAACAATGTGAATGTTATAAACTTTGTGTTGGAATCGCTAGAGAACATAAACGTCAATGAAATGGAAAAGGTA gGAGAGCGGACAGCACTACATCTCGCCGCGGAGGCAGGACATTTAGAGACGGTGATGCGGCTTATAGACATGCAGACTGATGTCAACAAACGTGATAAG GCTGGAGAGACTGCACTACACTTAGCAGCTCGGAATGGACACGTGGAGGTCATCAAACGCCTGTTTATGGTGGGTGTGGAAATCAACGACAGGGACGTG GACGGGAGGACGGCGTTACACATATCAGCAGAACGAGGCCATTACGAGGTTGTGGAGGTGCTAGTGGAGTACAATGTGGGATGTAATGCTGAAACCATT AAAGAGTTCACTCCCCTCCATCTGGCGGCCACCCACGGCCATTACGACGTGACTAAAACCCTCTTAGAACACGGTGCTAACGTAAACGCCCAGAACTTT CAAGGAAACACAGCGTTACATCTGGCTGCAATGGGCAACTACAAAGAAGTCGCACAGCTCATCGTCGAATCCAATGCTCAAATAGATCTAGCAAATCTT AGATCACAGACAGCTCTCCACGTGGCAGTAGAAAATGGCTTCCAGGACACGGTTGAGGTGCTTCTGGCTGGAGGGGCCAGTTTACTTGCCAAAGAAAAG TTAGGGAAAACCCCGTTGCAGCTGGCATCCCGTGGCAGTTTTGTGGCGATTGTTGATATGGTGATCAAAGCTGAGCGGTACTACGCCGTAGCTCGG GATTACCATGAAAAAGAGCTCGATTATGTGGACCCACATCGATACCTCCGGCAACCAATCCACCCATCATCCATCCAAATGAAGGACATCCTATGGCGCCTGGCCACAAAGCAGCTAAAACCAGGGGACTGGAAGAAGCTGGCGATACAGTGGAAGTTTACAGCCGAGCATGTCCGGGCCATAGAACATCAATATACGG GGACTAGCAGTTATAAAGAACATGGATTCCGGTTGATGATGATTTGGTTACACGGGGTGCGGAAAGACGAAAATATCATGAAGCTGTTATTTGAATCATTGGTGTCAATAGATAGACGGGTGCTAGCAG AACAAATCCGAAGACGTGCAGATTATGGTCACGACAAATTCTGTATGGGAAATGTTTGTAACATTGCGTAG
- the LOC138333673 gene encoding ankyrin repeat and death domain-containing protein 1A-like isoform X2 — MVQLGYSQGYTMTKGEINFHNAAKENDLPAIEKLLTDRVDINCKNNLDRTALHWAAANGNTAIIEKLIEGGADLEAKDKYGMRPVLWAAWFGHLDALKLLINSGATAKCSNKQGMSILHCASQNNNVNVINFVLESLENINVNEMEKVGERTALHLAAEAGHLETVMRLIDMQTDVNKRDKAGETALHLAARNGHVEVIKRLFMVGVEINDRDVDGRTALHISAERGHYEVVEVLVEYNVGCNAETIKEFTPLHLAATHGHYDVTKTLLEHGANVNAQNFQGNTALHLAAMGNYKEVAQLIVESNAQIDLANLRSQTALHVAVENGFQDTVEVLLAGGASLLAKEKLGKTPLQLASRGSFVAIVDMVIKAERYYAVARDYHEKELDYVDPHRYLRQPIHPSSIQMKDILWRLATKQLKPGDWKKLAIQWKFTAEHVRAIEHQYTGTSSYKEHGFRLMMIWLHGVRKDENIMKLLFESLVSIDRRVLAEQIRRRADYGHDKFCMGNVCNIA; from the exons TGACCAAGGGTGAGATTAACTTCCACAATGCTGCCAAAGAAAATGATTTACCAGCTATTGAAAAACTACTCACAGACCGGGTCGACATCAACTGTAAAAATAAT CTCGATAGAACAGCACTTCATTGGGCTGCTGCCAACGGCAATACTGCTATAATAGAGAAATTAATCGAGGGAGGCGCGGATTTGGAGGCCAAGGATAAG TATGGAATGCGACCCGTGTTATGGGCCGCCTGGTTTGGTCATTTAGATGCCCTCAAACTACTCATTAATTCTGGTGCTACAGCGAAATGTTCTAACAAG caAGGAATGAGTATACTCCACTGTGCCTCTCAAAATAACAATGTGAATGTTATAAACTTTGTGTTGGAATCGCTAGAGAACATAAACGTCAATGAAATGGAAAAGGTA gGAGAGCGGACAGCACTACATCTCGCCGCGGAGGCAGGACATTTAGAGACGGTGATGCGGCTTATAGACATGCAGACTGATGTCAACAAACGTGATAAG GCTGGAGAGACTGCACTACACTTAGCAGCTCGGAATGGACACGTGGAGGTCATCAAACGCCTGTTTATGGTGGGTGTGGAAATCAACGACAGGGACGTG GACGGGAGGACGGCGTTACACATATCAGCAGAACGAGGCCATTACGAGGTTGTGGAGGTGCTAGTGGAGTACAATGTGGGATGTAATGCTGAAACCATT AAAGAGTTCACTCCCCTCCATCTGGCGGCCACCCACGGCCATTACGACGTGACTAAAACCCTCTTAGAACACGGTGCTAACGTAAACGCCCAGAACTTT CAAGGAAACACAGCGTTACATCTGGCTGCAATGGGCAACTACAAAGAAGTCGCACAGCTCATCGTCGAATCCAATGCTCAAATAGATCTAGCAAATCTT AGATCACAGACAGCTCTCCACGTGGCAGTAGAAAATGGCTTCCAGGACACGGTTGAGGTGCTTCTGGCTGGAGGGGCCAGTTTACTTGCCAAAGAAAAG TTAGGGAAAACCCCGTTGCAGCTGGCATCCCGTGGCAGTTTTGTGGCGATTGTTGATATGGTGATCAAAGCTGAGCGGTACTACGCCGTAGCTCGG GATTACCATGAAAAAGAGCTCGATTATGTGGACCCACATCGATACCTCCGGCAACCAATCCACCCATCATCCATCCAAATGAAGGACATCCTATGGCGCCTGGCCACAAAGCAGCTAAAACCAGGGGACTGGAAGAAGCTGGCGATACAGTGGAAGTTTACAGCCGAGCATGTCCGGGCCATAGAACATCAATATACGG GGACTAGCAGTTATAAAGAACATGGATTCCGGTTGATGATGATTTGGTTACACGGGGTGCGGAAAGACGAAAATATCATGAAGCTGTTATTTGAATCATTGGTGTCAATAGATAGACGGGTGCTAGCAG AACAAATCCGAAGACGTGCAGATTATGGTCACGACAAATTCTGTATGGGAAATGTTTGTAACATTGCGTAG